The following are encoded together in the Gammaproteobacteria bacterium genome:
- a CDS encoding BMP family ABC transporter substrate-binding protein, producing the protein MQRIGSRLLALLAGLCLATAAVSAEPLKTAFVYVGPVGDAGWTYAHEQGRLALVEALGDQVDTTYVESVPEGADAERVIRQLAADGNQLIFTTSFGYMTATHKVARMFPKVAFEHATGFKTGRNVGVYEARTYEGAYLLGVLAGSLSKSNKLGYVGSFPIPEVIRNINAFTLGAQSVNPDIKTKVIWVNTWYDPGKERQAAETLIAQGADVMCQNTDSPATLQVAQEKGVYACGWDSDMSRFAPDAQISAAILNWGPFYIETAQSVMDGSWKAADIKGGIANDMIQMAPLLPAIPEDGVAAFEAKKAALADGSFTPFQGPLLDQGGKLKVPEDDALSSEALMSMNWYVAGVEGAIPK; encoded by the coding sequence ATGCAGCGGATCGGTTCGAGACTGCTGGCCCTTTTGGCAGGCCTGTGCCTGGCGACGGCGGCGGTATCGGCAGAACCTCTCAAGACGGCATTCGTCTACGTCGGGCCGGTGGGGGATGCCGGCTGGACCTATGCGCATGAGCAGGGCCGGTTGGCGCTGGTCGAGGCGCTGGGCGATCAGGTCGACACCACCTATGTCGAAAGCGTGCCGGAAGGCGCGGACGCGGAACGCGTGATCCGCCAGCTGGCGGCGGACGGCAACCAGCTGATCTTCACCACCTCGTTCGGTTACATGACGGCCACGCACAAGGTCGCGCGGATGTTCCCGAAAGTCGCTTTCGAACATGCGACCGGCTTCAAGACCGGGCGCAATGTCGGCGTCTACGAAGCGCGTACCTATGAAGGCGCCTATTTGCTCGGCGTGCTTGCCGGCAGCCTCAGCAAGAGCAACAAACTGGGCTATGTCGGGTCTTTCCCGATTCCTGAAGTGATCCGCAACATCAATGCGTTCACGCTCGGCGCGCAGAGCGTGAATCCGGACATCAAGACCAAGGTCATCTGGGTCAACACCTGGTACGACCCCGGCAAGGAACGGCAGGCCGCGGAAACCCTGATCGCGCAGGGCGCTGACGTGATGTGCCAGAACACGGATTCGCCGGCCACGCTGCAGGTGGCACAGGAAAAGGGCGTGTACGCCTGCGGCTGGGATTCGGATATGTCCCGCTTCGCGCCGGACGCGCAGATTTCCGCGGCGATCCTCAACTGGGGGCCGTTCTATATCGAAACCGCGCAATCCGTGATGGACGGCAGCTGGAAGGCCGCCGACATCAAGGGCGGCATCGCCAACGACATGATCCAGATGGCGCCCTTGCTGCCGGCGATCCCGGAGGATGGCGTGGCGGCGTTCGAGGCCAAGAAGGCGGCGCTGGCGGACGGCTCCTTCACGCCGTTCCAGGGGCCGCTGCTGGACCAGGGCGGCAAGCTCAAGGTGCCGGAAGACGATGCGCTTTCAAGCGAAGCGCTGATGTCGATGAACTGGTATGTGGCCGGAGTCGAGGGAGCGATCCCCAAATAG
- a CDS encoding TonB-dependent receptor, with protein sequence MKRSKMAWNTQALALMMLGGSLAAPGTLLAQDADEEESATELGTTVVEGEVNDQLEILPTEPNGSVFGFNKTLLETPRSVTSISNEMLNRFNLTELDDLVALSPGSFTQSFFGVAGSLDVRGTPGEVYFRGVRRIDNPGNYPTPIGATDRIDIVRGPASPIYGPSKIGGYLNFIPKSARADTGQYMPKAMGELNITRGSWDKDILTAEVGGPGKIGDKAFGYYVYAETEDSGSYYENSSTDQSIYQASFNMDLTPKSRIEFGGMYQEYEGNQVAGWNRLTQDLIDNGTYITGLPPSLDTNGDGILSADESAAGDLAIFYPFDSSGFPGIPFGDVSQQSAETVLADLAEHPNMALINPGTTHIDGSQVLVQEDDELTDDVITLYFDFIHDFDSGLTMTNKSFYESLKNNNENQYGFSQFADTWAFEDQLIFAYQTMHGDKVEAAYQFSPSIRYQDFEHGDNFAFEYFDRRDITQPGSPVDRRSLATRDPGLEPYSSHTKGNFTDLAAAVLADYTFFSDIHLLAGARYDQIDVESTCLEGADCDDLGITGIKYDSSDDAFSWSGSLSYDIPKTGMTPYFTKSKQTTLIVGQGGQVPADIVMEGHAVADSKLTEYGVKASLWGGRIYTTVAHFKQERVDYNAQDTVTNNTTEAKGWEFEFRGVINDNFAVTGAWTNLEVHNLTAAQNGNQFSFAGAEDLPEGVDPALMFGGVINGLVLTEDAEKAGVPENIYSVYLIYTGTTGWLSGLTATVGATHVDSVYSGFSQSVKLPEYTLVNAGINYEMTHWTVGLSGKNLTNEEYYRSNFPDLFGSSVVLPETPRNWLVTLGYKF encoded by the coding sequence ATGAAGCGTTCAAAGATGGCCTGGAACACACAGGCTCTGGCATTGATGATGTTGGGCGGCAGTCTGGCGGCTCCGGGCACCCTGTTGGCGCAGGACGCCGATGAAGAGGAAAGCGCCACCGAACTGGGTACCACGGTGGTCGAAGGCGAGGTCAACGACCAGCTTGAGATTCTGCCGACTGAACCGAACGGTTCGGTGTTCGGTTTCAACAAGACGCTGCTCGAGACGCCGCGTTCGGTGACCTCGATCAGCAACGAAATGCTGAATCGTTTCAACCTCACCGAACTGGATGATCTGGTGGCCCTGAGCCCGGGTTCGTTCACGCAGTCGTTCTTCGGTGTGGCCGGTTCGCTGGATGTGCGCGGTACGCCGGGCGAAGTCTATTTTCGCGGCGTTCGTCGCATCGACAACCCCGGCAACTATCCGACGCCGATCGGCGCCACCGACCGCATCGACATCGTGCGCGGTCCGGCCTCCCCGATCTACGGCCCGTCGAAGATCGGCGGCTACCTGAACTTCATCCCGAAATCGGCGCGAGCCGACACCGGGCAGTACATGCCCAAGGCCATGGGTGAGCTCAACATCACGCGCGGCAGCTGGGACAAGGACATTCTCACCGCCGAAGTCGGCGGTCCCGGCAAGATCGGCGACAAGGCCTTCGGCTACTACGTTTATGCCGAGACCGAGGATTCCGGGTCCTACTACGAGAACTCCTCCACCGACCAGAGCATCTACCAGGCCTCGTTCAACATGGACCTGACGCCGAAGTCGCGCATCGAATTCGGCGGCATGTATCAGGAATACGAAGGCAATCAAGTCGCAGGCTGGAACCGCCTGACGCAGGACCTGATCGACAACGGTACCTACATCACCGGTCTGCCACCTTCATTGGACACCAATGGTGACGGGATTTTGTCGGCCGACGAATCGGCCGCCGGTGATCTGGCGATTTTCTATCCGTTTGACAGTAGTGGCTTCCCCGGTATTCCTTTCGGCGATGTCAGCCAGCAATCGGCGGAGACCGTGCTCGCGGATCTGGCGGAGCATCCGAACATGGCGCTGATCAATCCGGGCACCACGCATATCGACGGCAGCCAGGTTCTCGTGCAGGAAGACGATGAGCTGACCGACGACGTCATCACGTTGTACTTCGACTTCATTCACGATTTCGACAGCGGCCTGACGATGACCAACAAGTCGTTCTACGAATCGCTCAAGAACAACAACGAGAACCAGTACGGCTTCTCGCAGTTCGCGGACACCTGGGCCTTCGAAGATCAGTTGATCTTCGCCTACCAGACCATGCACGGCGACAAGGTGGAGGCGGCTTACCAGTTCAGCCCATCGATCCGCTACCAGGACTTCGAACACGGCGACAACTTCGCCTTCGAGTATTTCGATCGCCGCGACATCACCCAGCCGGGTTCGCCGGTGGATCGGCGCTCACTGGCGACACGTGATCCCGGGCTCGAACCCTATTCGTCGCATACCAAGGGCAACTTCACCGATCTCGCCGCGGCCGTGCTGGCCGACTACACGTTCTTCAGCGACATTCACCTGCTGGCCGGCGCGCGCTACGACCAGATCGACGTGGAGTCGACCTGCTTGGAGGGCGCGGATTGCGACGACCTGGGTATCACGGGCATCAAATATGATTCGTCCGACGACGCCTTCTCCTGGTCCGGGAGTCTTTCGTACGACATTCCGAAGACCGGGATGACGCCGTACTTCACCAAGTCCAAGCAGACCACCTTGATCGTCGGCCAAGGCGGTCAGGTGCCGGCCGATATCGTCATGGAAGGTCATGCCGTAGCCGATTCCAAGCTCACCGAATATGGTGTCAAGGCCAGTCTGTGGGGTGGCCGCATCTACACCACGGTCGCGCACTTCAAGCAGGAACGCGTCGACTACAACGCACAGGACACGGTGACCAACAACACCACCGAAGCCAAGGGCTGGGAGTTCGAGTTCCGCGGCGTCATCAACGACAACTTTGCCGTAACCGGCGCCTGGACCAATCTCGAGGTTCACAACCTGACGGCAGCGCAGAACGGCAACCAGTTCTCGTTCGCCGGTGCCGAAGACCTGCCCGAGGGCGTCGACCCCGCATTGATGTTCGGCGGCGTGATCAACGGTCTGGTGCTGACCGAGGATGCCGAAAAGGCCGGTGTTCCCGAGAACATCTACAGCGTCTACCTGATCTACACCGGCACCACAGGCTGGCTGTCCGGGCTGACGGCGACCGTCGGCGCCACGCATGTGGACTCGGTCTACTCCGGCTTCTCACAATCGGTGAAGCTGCCGGAGTACACCCTGGTGAACGCCGGCATCAACTACGAAATGACGCATTGGACGGTCGGTCTGTCCGGCAAGAACCTGACGAACGAGGAGTACTACCGCTCCAACTTCCCGGATCTGTTCGGCTCCTCCGTGGTGCTGCCGGAAACCCCACGCAACTGGCTGGTCACCTTGGGTTACAAGTTCTAG
- a CDS encoding purine nucleoside permease — MSGFLCAAAVALVLAGCSPQSAEPAPVDTAAGDATAEVSQAAIESPTQAESLEVKVVVVTMFEIGEDTGDQAAEFQLWYERQKLSQRFAFPHHHDLFFNPDTGVLGMVTGIGTMNSSSAIMALGLDPRFDLSKAYWLVAGIAGFDPEDASIGSAAWAEYLVDGDLAHEIDPREIPEGWTTGYFARGTKKPYEEPHPESSGEVFHLDPQMTEWAYQLTKDIELPDSDVLRRRRETYQGFPNGQKPPFVLKGDNLAGMTYWHGKLLNDWANRWVKYWSDGKGNFVSSAMEDTGTYQSLVYLDKAGKVDKQRTMVLRTASNYAMQPPGVSAVDNLLMDHDGYAGLDASVEAAYVVGSTVVDDIVAHWDRYKDQLPYEAQ, encoded by the coding sequence ATGTCCGGCTTCCTGTGCGCGGCTGCGGTCGCGCTGGTGCTCGCCGGATGCTCGCCGCAGTCGGCGGAGCCGGCCCCGGTCGATACGGCCGCAGGTGATGCCACGGCCGAGGTGAGCCAGGCCGCCATCGAATCGCCGACGCAGGCCGAATCGCTGGAGGTCAAGGTGGTGGTGGTCACCATGTTCGAAATCGGCGAGGACACCGGCGACCAGGCCGCCGAATTCCAGCTCTGGTACGAGCGCCAGAAGCTGAGCCAGCGCTTCGCGTTTCCGCATCATCACGATCTGTTCTTCAATCCGGACACCGGCGTGCTCGGCATGGTGACCGGCATCGGCACCATGAATTCGTCGAGCGCGATCATGGCGCTGGGCCTGGACCCGCGTTTCGATCTGAGCAAGGCCTACTGGCTGGTGGCCGGGATCGCCGGCTTCGATCCGGAAGACGCTTCGATCGGCTCCGCCGCCTGGGCCGAGTACCTGGTCGACGGTGATCTGGCGCACGAGATCGATCCCCGCGAGATTCCCGAAGGCTGGACCACCGGTTATTTCGCGCGCGGCACCAAGAAGCCCTATGAGGAGCCGCATCCGGAATCCTCGGGCGAGGTGTTCCATCTCGATCCGCAGATGACCGAATGGGCCTATCAGCTCACCAAGGACATCGAACTGCCCGACAGCGACGTGCTGCGCCGCCGACGTGAGACTTACCAGGGCTTTCCCAACGGGCAGAAGCCGCCGTTCGTGCTCAAGGGCGACAACCTCGCTGGCATGACCTATTGGCACGGCAAGCTGCTCAACGACTGGGCCAATCGCTGGGTCAAGTATTGGAGTGACGGCAAGGGCAACTTCGTGTCCTCGGCAATGGAAGACACCGGCACCTACCAGTCGCTGGTCTACCTCGACAAGGCCGGCAAGGTCGACAAGCAACGCACCATGGTGCTGCGCACCGCCAGCAATTATGCGATGCAGCCGCCGGGCGTCAGTGCCGTGGACAATCTGCTGATGGATCACGATGGCTACGCCGGACTGGATGCGTCGGTCGAAGCGGCC
- the uraH gene encoding hydroxyisourate hydrolase produces the protein MGRLTTHVLDTHSGRPAGGLGLELLRLDPQRTSLLRAVTNADGRIDAPLLDGDTFVTGRYELIFDVAGYFHAQGVVLPEPPFLDQVPLRFGIAEPTQHYHVPLLVSPWSYSTYRGS, from the coding sequence ATGGGCAGGCTCACCACACACGTACTCGACACGCATTCCGGACGACCGGCCGGCGGCCTCGGCCTGGAACTGCTCCGGCTGGACCCGCAGCGAACCTCGTTGTTGCGCGCCGTAACCAATGCCGACGGTCGCATCGACGCGCCGCTGCTGGACGGCGATACCTTCGTCACCGGCCGTTATGAACTGATCTTCGACGTCGCCGGCTATTTCCACGCGCAGGGTGTCGTGCTTCCGGAGCCCCCGTTCCTCGACCAGGTGCCGCTGCGCTTCGGCATCGCCGAGCCCACGCAGCACTACCACGTGCCGCTGCTGGTCTCGCCGTGGAGCTACTCCACCTACCGCGGCAGCTGA
- the xdhA gene encoding xanthine dehydrogenase small subunit — protein MNPVADHSVRFVLNGEPRCVDGLPATTTVLQYLREHAGLSGTKEGCAEGDCGACTVVLGELDDSEAGVRYRAINACIRFLPTIDGKELLTVEGLRAADGRLHPVQQAMVDAHASQCGFCTPGFVMSLFALYLQTPAAERDEVVECLSGNLCRCTGYRPIIDAGCRMGRYPEPAHWSRAETTAPSRVQALRQIQRDAAFEQAGYAAPRTLDELAAALTEQPEATILAGSTDVGLWATKQLRELPALVYVGEVAELRTIAETETGLDIGAAVSLTDAWAAIVARYPTLAEVAQRFASPPVRNAGTLGGNVANGSPIGDAMPVLIALGAQITLRRGGAMRRLALEDFYLGYQKKDWQPGEFLVAIHVPAPRAGVWVESYKLSKRLDQDISAVCGAYAIRVEAGVVRDARIAHGGMAAIPARARQAETALIGQPWAEAAIDAAIAALSRDYAPIGDMRASADYRLRGAGNLLRRFYLAHPLNGNAPLLRTLAVTL, from the coding sequence ATGAATCCGGTCGCCGATCACTCCGTCCGCTTCGTCCTCAATGGCGAGCCGCGCTGCGTGGACGGCCTGCCGGCCACGACCACGGTGCTGCAATACCTGCGCGAACACGCCGGGCTCAGCGGCACCAAGGAAGGCTGCGCCGAAGGCGACTGCGGCGCCTGCACCGTGGTGCTCGGTGAACTCGACGATTCCGAAGCGGGTGTGCGCTATCGCGCGATCAACGCCTGCATCCGTTTCCTGCCGACGATCGACGGCAAGGAACTGCTCACGGTCGAAGGCCTGCGCGCCGCCGACGGCAGGCTGCACCCGGTGCAACAGGCGATGGTCGACGCGCACGCCTCGCAATGCGGTTTCTGCACGCCGGGCTTCGTGATGTCGCTGTTCGCGCTGTATCTGCAAACGCCGGCGGCCGAGCGCGACGAGGTCGTGGAGTGCCTGTCCGGCAACCTGTGTCGCTGCACCGGCTACCGGCCGATCATCGACGCCGGCTGCCGCATGGGCCGCTATCCCGAGCCGGCACACTGGTCGCGCGCCGAAACCACGGCACCGTCGCGCGTGCAGGCGCTGCGCCAAATCCAGCGCGACGCGGCGTTCGAACAGGCGGGCTACGCCGCGCCGCGTACGCTGGACGAACTCGCGGCCGCGCTGACCGAGCAACCCGAGGCGACGATTCTTGCCGGCAGCACCGACGTCGGCCTGTGGGCCACCAAGCAACTGCGCGAGCTGCCGGCGCTGGTCTACGTCGGCGAGGTCGCCGAACTCCGAACGATTGCCGAGACCGAAACCGGGCTCGACATCGGCGCCGCGGTTTCCCTGACCGACGCCTGGGCCGCCATCGTCGCGCGCTACCCCACGCTGGCCGAAGTCGCGCAACGCTTCGCCTCGCCGCCGGTGCGCAACGCCGGCACGCTCGGCGGCAACGTCGCCAACGGTTCGCCGATCGGCGATGCCATGCCGGTGCTGATCGCGCTCGGCGCGCAGATCACGCTGCGCCGCGGCGGCGCCATGCGGCGCCTGGCGCTGGAAGACTTCTACCTCGGCTACCAGAAGAAGGACTGGCAGCCCGGCGAGTTTCTCGTCGCGATCCATGTCCCGGCGCCACGTGCCGGCGTCTGGGTCGAAAGCTACAAGCTGTCGAAGCGGCTCGACCAGGACATCTCCGCCGTCTGTGGCGCCTATGCAATCCGTGTCGAAGCCGGCGTGGTGCGCGACGCGCGGATCGCCCACGGCGGCATGGCCGCGATTCCGGCGCGCGCACGCCAAGCCGAAACCGCCTTGATCGGCCAGCCCTGGGCCGAAGCAGCGATCGACGCCGCCATCGCGGCACTGAGCCGCGACTACGCGCCGATTGGCGACATGCGCGCCTCCGCCGACTACCGCCTGCGCGGCGCCGGCAATCTGCTGCGTCGCTTCTATCTCGCACACCCGCTGAACGGAAATGCTCCACTGTTGCGCACGCTGGCGGTGACGCTCTGA